The following coding sequences lie in one Anatilimnocola floriformis genomic window:
- a CDS encoding (Fe-S)-binding protein has product MKILLMITCLGDVVRPAAGMATVRLLRRLGHEVEFRSAQTCCGQPMYNSGFADLAREQAKHTIEVFQGDDVVVVPSGSCAAMVKVEYPHLLEHDEKWHAAAQQLAARTFELSDFLVNQLKVTDVGAKYTGKVAYHFACHLRMLKQTTEVETLIQNVQGAELMPLHHQDQCCGFGGSFAVRYPGVSGNMVDDKMKCVLATGADCLVSTDAGCLMNIGGRLHREGKTIEVLHLAELLERR; this is encoded by the coding sequence ATGAAAATCCTGCTGATGATCACCTGCCTGGGCGACGTCGTGCGGCCTGCGGCAGGCATGGCAACTGTCAGACTGCTGCGACGTCTGGGGCATGAAGTGGAGTTTCGCAGCGCGCAAACCTGCTGTGGTCAGCCGATGTACAACAGCGGCTTTGCTGATCTGGCGCGGGAGCAGGCGAAGCACACGATCGAAGTTTTCCAAGGCGACGACGTGGTCGTCGTGCCGAGCGGCAGTTGCGCCGCGATGGTCAAGGTCGAGTATCCGCACCTGCTCGAGCACGACGAAAAATGGCACGCCGCGGCTCAGCAACTTGCGGCCCGCACGTTTGAACTCAGCGACTTCCTGGTGAATCAGCTGAAGGTGACCGACGTTGGCGCGAAGTACACCGGCAAGGTCGCCTATCACTTCGCCTGTCACTTGCGAATGCTGAAGCAAACGACCGAGGTCGAAACATTGATTCAAAACGTGCAAGGCGCGGAACTCATGCCGCTCCACCATCAGGACCAATGCTGCGGCTTTGGTGGTTCTTTCGCCGTCCGCTATCCGGGCGTGAGCGGCAACATGGTCGACGACAAAATGAAATGCGTCCTCGCCACCGGCGCCGATTGCCTCGTTTCGACCGATGCCGGCTGCCTGATGAATATCGGCGGACGGTTGCATCGCGAAGGGAAAACGATCGAAGTGCTGCACTTGGCCGAATTGCTCGAACGGCGATAA
- the nadA gene encoding quinolinate synthase NadA, whose product METLIQARLDKLSPASLKPYKSLSNEELSARIEAVRKEFGPRLLILGHHYQQDEVIAHSDLRGDSYQLSQLAAASSDCRYIVFCGVHFMAETADILANRPEKVAERKGERVKVVLPDLGAGCSMADMAAIDQVEAAWKDLGEVIDTNDITPVTYINSAASLKAFCGRHGGIVCTSSNARAVLEWAYKRTSRVFFFPDQHLGRNTALQMGITNDQMPVWDPYEPELGGNSEDAIRRSKVVLWKGHCSVHQMFKAEHVALFRKHHPGIKILVHPECPQEVNDIADISGSTSKIIDVVEKAAPGTKWAIGTELHLVNRLKHEHPEQEIHFLSPVVCMCATMYRIDLAHLCWSLERLAAGEPVNIIEVDEQTKTESLVALARMLEVK is encoded by the coding sequence ATGGAAACACTCATCCAAGCCCGGCTCGATAAGCTTTCGCCGGCATCGCTCAAGCCGTACAAGTCCCTCTCCAACGAAGAGCTCTCCGCGCGCATCGAAGCCGTGCGGAAGGAGTTTGGCCCGCGGCTGCTGATTCTCGGCCATCACTATCAGCAGGATGAGGTGATCGCTCACTCCGATCTGCGCGGCGATTCGTACCAGCTCAGCCAACTCGCCGCGGCCAGCAGCGACTGTCGCTACATCGTCTTCTGCGGTGTGCACTTTATGGCCGAGACGGCTGACATACTCGCCAATCGGCCCGAAAAGGTCGCTGAGCGCAAGGGCGAACGGGTGAAGGTGGTCCTCCCCGATCTTGGCGCCGGCTGCTCGATGGCAGACATGGCCGCCATCGATCAGGTCGAAGCGGCTTGGAAAGATCTGGGCGAAGTGATCGATACCAACGACATCACGCCGGTTACTTACATCAACAGCGCCGCCAGCCTCAAAGCCTTCTGCGGTCGTCATGGCGGCATCGTATGCACCAGCAGCAACGCCCGCGCAGTGCTCGAATGGGCTTACAAGCGAACCAGCCGCGTTTTCTTCTTTCCCGATCAGCATCTCGGGCGCAATACCGCGCTGCAAATGGGCATCACCAACGATCAGATGCCGGTCTGGGATCCGTATGAGCCCGAACTCGGCGGCAACAGCGAAGACGCCATCCGCCGCAGCAAAGTCGTCCTCTGGAAGGGGCACTGCAGTGTCCATCAGATGTTCAAAGCCGAGCACGTGGCGCTATTTCGCAAGCATCATCCAGGTATCAAGATTCTCGTCCATCCTGAATGCCCCCAGGAAGTGAACGATATCGCCGATATCAGCGGCAGCACTAGCAAGATCATCGACGTCGTCGAAAAAGCAGCCCCGGGAACGAAGTGGGCCATCGGCACCGAGCTCCACTTGGTGAACCGCCTCAAGCACGAACATCCTGAGCAGGAGATTCACTTTCTCTCGCCGGTGGTCTGTATGTGCGCGACGATGTACCGCATCGACCTCGCTCATCTTTGCTGGAGCCTCGAACGGCTCGCCGCCGGCGAACCGGTCAACATCATCGAGGTTGACGAGCAAACGAAAACGGAAAGCCTGGTCGCCTTGGCGCGAATGCTGGAAGTGAAATAG
- a CDS encoding glyoxalase superfamily protein, whose product MRKNSMHINSFAAVVTVSNLEAALRYYVDVLGFREDFRFGNYAGIERDVCRIHLSQQGNPNAGTPGSGAVYIFCDEVDAYFAEITSRGARVDAEPKDYPYGLRDFVVRDPDGNMVTFGAPVATKP is encoded by the coding sequence ATGAGAAAGAACTCCATGCACATCAACAGCTTTGCTGCCGTCGTGACCGTCAGCAATCTCGAGGCAGCACTTCGCTACTATGTCGACGTCCTGGGCTTTCGCGAGGACTTCCGTTTCGGCAATTACGCGGGGATCGAACGCGACGTCTGCCGGATTCATTTGTCGCAGCAGGGGAATCCCAACGCTGGAACTCCTGGCTCCGGCGCGGTCTACATTTTTTGCGACGAGGTTGACGCTTACTTCGCCGAAATCACCAGCCGCGGCGCGCGGGTCGATGCCGAGCCGAAGGACTATCCCTACGGGCTCCGCGATTTTGTCGTCCGCGATCCCGACGGCAACATGGTGACCTTCGGTGCGCCAGTCGCGACCAAACCGTAG
- a CDS encoding DUF1549 and DUF1553 domain-containing protein, which translates to MDALFASLLRARSCLLVALLCTLTWSSGQADESVPSFRRDVMAVLSRAGCNLGACHGNLNGKGGLKLSLRGEDPAADYQTLVRQLEQRRVNLQDPAASLILQKPVGQLAHQGGVRFHRDSNEYRVLHDWIAAGAPAPIRKEPKLVRLEVTPSETVVVAPADSQALEVHAVFADGSRRDVRQLAVFELTDNLAKVDPLGVVKKLALGETTILVRYLQQQVPVRIAFLPSSPAITWQATPAANRLDELIYQRLQTLQLTPSEPCDDATYLRRAHLDLLGVLPTPDEAQTFFSDAAPDKREQLIDRLLTRPEFAEQWALKWSDLLRNEEKVLDTRGVDVFYAWLKKNFSRNTPLSQVVRELVTATGGTYENPPANYYRAMRDPFTRGETTARLFLGVRLQCARCHNHPFDAWTQDDYYNWSGVFARIDYEVQDNKRKDKFDKNEFVGQQIVKLKDDGEVKNARTGKDAQPKLLGAKQPLNSEDERLAALGDWLTSADNKRFAENQANLIWYHLLGRGLVEPIDDFRSTNPAVHPQLLAQLTDDLIASEFDLRALIREIITSQVYQFSSSPNLSNGQDARNFSRTLPQRLSAEKLLDAQCQVLGVAADFNGYPLGTRAGQLRGVERERARDKKPSTADRFLKTFGKPDRLLACECERSGETTLKQAFVLLGDQGLEERLADQNNRLAKLANSEKSTDEIVAELYFVALLRQPTSAELAAAKTLLAQRENRFAGLQDLAWALLNSKEFIFRH; encoded by the coding sequence ATGGACGCTCTGTTCGCCAGCTTGCTTCGCGCGCGCTCCTGCCTGCTGGTAGCGCTGCTGTGCACACTGACTTGGTCGTCCGGCCAGGCCGACGAGAGCGTTCCCTCATTTCGCCGCGACGTGATGGCGGTCCTGTCGCGCGCCGGCTGCAATCTGGGCGCGTGCCACGGCAACCTCAATGGCAAAGGTGGCTTGAAACTTTCGCTCCGCGGCGAAGATCCGGCCGCCGATTATCAAACGCTGGTCCGTCAGCTCGAACAACGGCGCGTCAATCTGCAGGATCCAGCGGCCAGTTTGATTCTGCAAAAGCCCGTCGGCCAATTGGCTCACCAAGGGGGCGTCCGTTTTCATCGCGACTCGAACGAGTATCGCGTGCTACACGATTGGATTGCCGCCGGCGCGCCCGCTCCGATCCGCAAAGAACCCAAGCTCGTTCGCCTGGAAGTTACTCCCAGCGAAACGGTCGTTGTCGCTCCCGCTGATTCACAAGCGCTCGAAGTACACGCCGTCTTCGCCGATGGCAGCCGGCGCGATGTTCGCCAGTTGGCGGTGTTCGAACTGACCGACAACCTGGCCAAGGTTGATCCGTTGGGCGTCGTCAAGAAGCTCGCCCTCGGCGAAACAACCATTCTGGTCCGCTATCTCCAGCAGCAAGTTCCCGTCCGGATTGCCTTTCTCCCTTCTTCGCCTGCCATCACCTGGCAAGCGACGCCCGCAGCCAACCGGTTGGATGAACTGATCTACCAACGGCTGCAAACGTTGCAACTCACTCCCTCCGAGCCCTGCGACGATGCCACTTATCTGCGCCGTGCCCACCTCGATTTGCTCGGCGTGCTGCCGACGCCCGACGAGGCGCAGACGTTTTTCAGCGACGCCGCGCCGGACAAGCGAGAGCAACTCATCGACCGCCTGCTCACACGGCCTGAGTTTGCCGAACAATGGGCGCTGAAATGGTCCGATCTGCTCCGCAATGAAGAGAAGGTGCTCGATACCCGCGGCGTCGACGTTTTCTACGCCTGGCTAAAGAAGAATTTCTCCCGCAATACGCCGCTGAGTCAGGTCGTGCGCGAGCTCGTCACGGCCACGGGCGGCACGTACGAAAATCCGCCGGCCAATTATTATCGCGCGATGCGCGATCCCTTCACTCGCGGCGAAACCACGGCGCGGCTGTTTCTCGGTGTGCGGTTGCAGTGCGCTCGCTGCCACAATCATCCGTTCGATGCCTGGACGCAGGACGACTACTACAACTGGTCCGGCGTGTTTGCTCGTATCGATTACGAAGTTCAAGACAACAAGCGGAAGGACAAGTTCGACAAGAACGAGTTCGTCGGTCAGCAGATCGTGAAGCTTAAAGACGACGGCGAAGTGAAGAATGCTCGCACCGGCAAAGACGCCCAGCCGAAGTTACTCGGCGCGAAGCAACCGCTGAACAGCGAAGACGAACGTCTCGCCGCGCTGGGTGACTGGCTGACCTCGGCCGATAACAAACGCTTTGCCGAAAATCAGGCCAATCTCATTTGGTATCACCTGCTGGGCCGCGGCCTGGTCGAGCCGATCGATGACTTCCGCAGCACCAACCCCGCCGTTCATCCACAGTTGCTCGCGCAACTGACCGACGATTTGATCGCTTCCGAGTTCGATCTGCGAGCGCTGATTCGCGAAATCATTACCAGCCAGGTCTATCAATTCTCGAGTTCACCCAACCTGAGCAACGGCCAGGATGCCCGCAACTTTTCCCGCACACTGCCGCAACGGCTGTCGGCCGAGAAACTGCTCGACGCTCAGTGCCAGGTCTTGGGTGTTGCCGCCGATTTCAATGGTTACCCGCTCGGTACGCGAGCGGGTCAGCTGCGCGGCGTCGAACGGGAGCGCGCCCGCGACAAAAAGCCCTCGACGGCAGATCGCTTCTTAAAAACCTTCGGCAAGCCCGATCGCTTGCTGGCCTGCGAATGCGAACGGAGCGGCGAAACGACCCTCAAGCAAGCCTTCGTGCTGCTCGGCGATCAGGGCCTCGAAGAACGCTTGGCCGATCAAAACAACCGACTCGCCAAACTCGCCAACTCCGAAAAGTCGACCGACGAAATTGTCGCCGAGCTCTACTTCGTCGCGCTGCTCCGTCAGCCAACATCGGCTGAACTCGCCGCTGCCAAAACGCTGCTCGCTCAGCGCGAGAACCGCTTCGCTGGTCTGCAAGACCTCGCCTGGGCGCTGTTGAACAGCAAAGAATTCATCTTCCGGCATTGA